One region of uncultured Methanolobus sp. genomic DNA includes:
- a CDS encoding HD domain-containing protein: MCLIETTREFVSQVLENEPSTHDMSHIERVENTCMRIQEKEGGDLQVIRLAALLHDVGIVREHKEGGNHAEYSAEIAQEFLAGNGAEAELIDHVTSCILTHRFSRGMKAETIEAQILQDADRIDALGAVGIFRSLVSMGALRALKETIGTVKETSMNAYTEDPFDGFYDYMERKPFKIPERLNTKTAKDIAEQRLEIMRKYLEELKEETSGER; this comes from the coding sequence ATGTGTCTGATAGAAACCACACGAGAGTTCGTTTCACAGGTACTTGAAAATGAACCCAGTACCCATGATATGTCACATATTGAAAGGGTTGAAAATACCTGCATGAGAATTCAGGAAAAAGAAGGAGGAGACTTACAGGTTATTCGCCTGGCAGCACTTCTTCATGATGTGGGCATTGTAAGGGAACACAAAGAAGGCGGCAATCATGCAGAATATAGTGCTGAGATTGCACAGGAATTTCTTGCAGGCAATGGTGCTGAAGCAGAACTCATTGACCATGTGACATCATGTATCCTGACCCACCGTTTCAGCCGTGGAATGAAGGCAGAGACCATCGAGGCTCAGATTCTTCAGGATGCCGACAGAATTGATGCGCTTGGAGCCGTTGGAATTTTCAGATCATTAGTTTCAATGGGAGCTTTAAGAGCTCTGAAAGAAACAATCGGAACTGTAAAGGAAACATCCATGAATGCTTACACCGAAGACCCATTCGATGGGTTCTACGATTACATGGAAAGAAAACCTTTTAAAATACCTGAAAGGCTTAATACGAAAACAGCTAAAGATATTGCAGAACAGAGACTGGAAATTATGCGCAAATATCTGGAAGAGCTAAAAGAAGAGACATCAGGAGAGAGATAA
- a CDS encoding 4-phosphopantoate--beta-alanine ligase: MTDIPKDHPRYESLITRERIVEGVNIGITSKQGLVAQGRGEAFDYMIGEKTTKSAAIAERAAVANILLAENAIISVNGNTAALVPDLMAAFADVTGARLEVNLFHRSDARVHKITEHLKAHGAGVVLGGKGDKRLDLSHDRAIVDEEGIFNADVVLVPLEDGDRCQKLVEMGKTVITIDLNPLSRTALTANITIVDNVTRALRNMIQFTKDMKTQSRDSLQEIVDLFNNDVTISDALYTMQENLKNKAEEKGLTCV; encoded by the coding sequence ATGACAGACATCCCTAAAGATCACCCCAGGTATGAATCTCTCATCACCAGGGAAAGAATAGTTGAAGGCGTAAACATCGGCATCACCAGCAAGCAGGGACTTGTAGCACAGGGACGCGGTGAAGCCTTCGATTATATGATAGGGGAAAAGACAACTAAATCAGCAGCCATTGCCGAAAGGGCAGCGGTTGCTAACATCCTTCTTGCAGAGAATGCCATAATATCAGTGAACGGCAATACTGCTGCACTTGTGCCGGACCTTATGGCAGCTTTTGCAGACGTTACCGGAGCAAGACTGGAAGTGAACCTTTTCCATAGAAGTGATGCCAGGGTTCATAAGATCACCGAGCACCTGAAAGCACATGGAGCAGGTGTTGTCCTCGGTGGAAAGGGAGACAAAAGACTTGACCTTTCCCATGACAGGGCTATTGTTGATGAAGAAGGTATTTTCAATGCGGATGTTGTGCTGGTGCCCCTTGAAGACGGAGACAGGTGCCAGAAACTTGTGGAAATGGGTAAAACTGTCATTACTATTGACCTGAACCCACTTTCCAGAACTGCACTGACAGCTAACATCACCATTGTGGATAATGTTACCAGGGCTCTCAGGAATATGATCCAGTTCACAAAGGATATGAAAACTCAAAGCAGAGATTCCCTTCAGGAAATTGTTGATTTATTCAACAATGATGTAACCATTTCCGATGCTCTTTACACAATGCAGGAAAACCTGAAGAATAAAGCAGAGGAGAAAGGTCTTACATGTGTCTGA
- a CDS encoding prohibitin family protein, which produces MVVESEWEPEPPKRAPEFPIGEIAPIVGKIGRGIVVIFIILIVFSIMFGSILVSVGAGEVGVKFNQFGGVEEDELGEGLHIVPPWVSVTKYSVRSETYTMSGVEGEGQIEGDDQIKALTVEGLTLGLDITVRYRLLSDDVSEVHQNLGTNYAEKIIRPTIRSSIREVVSTKTALQVYGEEREVVAGEMLTNIDNSLESDGIVVEEVLVRNVVLPTRVAEAIEAKLQADQDAQRMIFVKQKEQLEAERKIIEANGVANATIAEAHGEAEALRIINEQLAKNPNLINYKYIQMLQGQEIQTMLVPTDQGIILDASN; this is translated from the coding sequence ATGGTTGTTGAAAGTGAATGGGAACCTGAGCCTCCTAAAAGGGCACCGGAATTCCCGATAGGTGAAATAGCCCCTATTGTTGGCAAGATAGGGCGCGGTATAGTAGTGATATTTATTATATTGATCGTGTTCTCAATAATGTTTGGCTCGATACTGGTCTCAGTTGGGGCCGGTGAGGTTGGTGTTAAGTTCAACCAGTTCGGTGGTGTGGAAGAAGATGAACTAGGCGAAGGTTTACACATTGTTCCTCCATGGGTCAGCGTTACAAAGTACTCCGTAAGGAGCGAAACATACACCATGAGCGGAGTTGAAGGCGAGGGACAAATAGAGGGAGATGACCAGATTAAAGCTCTCACAGTTGAGGGCCTTACTTTAGGACTTGACATTACCGTCAGGTACAGGCTTCTGTCAGATGATGTAAGTGAAGTTCATCAGAACCTTGGTACGAATTATGCTGAAAAGATCATACGCCCTACTATAAGATCATCCATCAGGGAAGTTGTTTCCACAAAAACAGCGCTGCAGGTATATGGTGAGGAAAGAGAGGTAGTTGCAGGTGAGATGCTTACAAATATTGATAACTCCCTTGAAAGTGACGGCATAGTTGTAGAAGAAGTACTTGTAAGAAATGTGGTGCTTCCTACAAGAGTTGCAGAGGCAATTGAAGCAAAACTTCAGGCAGACCAGGATGCTCAAAGAATGATCTTCGTTAAGCAGAAGGAACAGCTTGAAGCTGAAAGGAAAATAATTGAAGCAAATGGTGTTGCAAACGCTACCATAGCCGAAGCACACGGGGAAGCCGAAGCACTCAGAATCATCAACGAGCAGCTTGCAAAGAACCCTAATCTCATCAATTATAAGTACATACAGATGTTGCAGGGACAGGAAATACAGACAATGCTCGTACCAACCGACCAGGGAATAATACTGGATGCAAGCAACTAA
- a CDS encoding pantoate kinase yields the protein MQSESVSNTQSNTLTARAFAPAHITGFFQIHEHEDPMEKGSIGCGIVLDGGVYTTVTTGNDIENTEIFLNGKKVAGDTCRSVIESMTEFPVKVESISDIPTGCGFGASGAGALGTAYALNHALKLEFTTSRLNDIAHLAEVKNRSGLGDVTGQAHGGILIRKTPGAPSIANTDHIPTREKEVCCVVLGELSTSSVLGNPETVENINMAGEEAMKKLIEKPTVESFMSCSREFTINSGLAGDKIMQVIEAAENAGVIASQAMLGNAVFSIPSMTHAPELVDIFSEYGEVLRFRIRAGSIRIV from the coding sequence ATGCAATCTGAATCTGTAAGCAATACTCAAAGTAATACTCTGACGGCCAGAGCTTTCGCACCGGCCCACATAACTGGTTTTTTTCAGATACACGAACATGAAGACCCCATGGAAAAAGGGTCAATAGGTTGTGGAATTGTACTCGATGGCGGAGTTTACACAACTGTAACAACAGGGAACGATATCGAGAACACAGAAATATTCCTTAATGGTAAAAAGGTAGCAGGAGATACCTGCAGGTCAGTCATTGAGTCCATGACAGAGTTTCCTGTTAAAGTAGAAAGCATATCAGACATACCAACAGGATGTGGGTTCGGAGCATCCGGAGCGGGAGCACTTGGGACGGCATATGCATTGAACCATGCACTGAAACTTGAATTTACTACCTCCAGACTCAACGATATCGCACATCTGGCTGAAGTTAAAAATAGAAGTGGGCTCGGAGATGTCACAGGACAGGCACATGGTGGCATTCTCATCAGAAAAACACCGGGTGCACCTTCAATAGCAAATACCGATCACATACCCACCCGGGAAAAAGAAGTATGCTGCGTGGTTCTTGGAGAATTATCTACCAGCTCAGTACTTGGGAATCCGGAAACAGTAGAGAATATCAACATGGCCGGTGAAGAAGCCATGAAAAAACTCATTGAAAAGCCTACAGTTGAGAGCTTCATGTCTTGCTCCAGAGAATTTACAATAAATAGTGGACTTGCCGGAGATAAGATAATGCAGGTAATTGAAGCCGCAGAGAATGCAGGAGTTATAGCTTCACAGGCGATGCTTGGGAATGCAGTGTTTTCTATCCCATCAATGACCCATGCACCTGAACTTGTGGACATATTTTCAGAATATGGAGAAGTTCTTCGGTTCAGGATACGGGCTGGAAGCATTAGAATTGTCTGA
- the coaBC gene encoding bifunctional phosphopantothenoylcysteine decarboxylase/phosphopantothenate--cysteine ligase CoaBC has product MPQIPNEHPTLWIKSTKSESLKGKTIVLAVTGSIAAVRTVELAREFIRRGADVYAVMSEAAGWIINPTALHYATGNEVITAITGKVEHVEFFGNLGRADLLLIAPATANTLGKIAAGIDDTPVTTFATTAIGAGKPVMIVPAMHEDMYNHPAVMENIEKMKGWGISFVGPHIEEGIAKIAGNDEILLEVERAIGKRTLCGKKILITSGSTAEPIDPIRILTNRASGKTGNELALEAYRRGAEVTIVHRNKLGVCGINEIYAETADQMTGAVLDELANGYDILISSAAIADYTLDASGQKIKSGEEGLELSFRTTRKLIKEARQAYPHVRIVGFKAEAGVDTEELLKRAKDTLENSELDMIIANEVSKEGMGTDKNSITILYSDDRENISIEGSKSLIANVLMDEITGLLTSKGEK; this is encoded by the coding sequence ATGCCTCAGATTCCAAATGAACACCCAACACTCTGGATAAAATCCACAAAATCAGAATCGTTGAAAGGCAAGACTATCGTGCTTGCCGTCACTGGCAGCATTGCTGCTGTAAGAACAGTGGAACTTGCACGTGAGTTCATCCGCAGGGGAGCAGATGTTTATGCAGTCATGAGTGAGGCTGCCGGGTGGATAATCAACCCCACGGCCCTGCATTATGCAACAGGGAATGAGGTTATCACAGCTATAACCGGAAAGGTGGAACATGTCGAGTTCTTTGGAAATCTCGGCAGGGCAGACCTTTTGCTTATCGCCCCTGCAACAGCCAACACACTTGGAAAAATTGCAGCAGGGATCGATGATACGCCTGTTACAACTTTTGCAACAACGGCCATCGGCGCAGGTAAACCTGTGATGATAGTGCCTGCAATGCATGAGGATATGTACAATCATCCGGCTGTTATGGAGAACATTGAAAAGATGAAAGGCTGGGGAATCAGCTTCGTCGGACCCCATATCGAAGAAGGCATTGCAAAGATAGCCGGAAATGATGAGATTCTGCTTGAGGTTGAGAGGGCTATCGGGAAAAGAACACTCTGCGGGAAGAAGATACTTATCACAAGTGGTTCCACGGCAGAACCTATCGATCCCATACGAATTCTTACTAACAGGGCATCCGGGAAGACCGGGAATGAACTGGCACTTGAAGCTTATCGCAGGGGTGCTGAAGTTACCATAGTTCACAGGAACAAACTTGGAGTTTGTGGCATCAATGAGATTTACGCTGAAACTGCAGACCAGATGACCGGTGCAGTTCTTGATGAGCTTGCAAATGGTTATGATATTCTCATTAGTTCTGCTGCCATTGCGGACTATACACTGGATGCAAGCGGGCAGAAGATAAAATCCGGGGAAGAAGGGCTTGAACTTTCATTCAGAACAACGCGCAAGCTAATCAAAGAAGCAAGGCAGGCATATCCACATGTAAGGATAGTCGGGTTTAAAGCCGAAGCCGGAGTGGACACGGAAGAACTGCTAAAAAGAGCAAAGGATACTCTTGAAAATTCAGAACTTGACATGATAATTGCCAATGAAGTCAGCAAAGAGGGCATGGGAACTGATAAAAACAGCATTACTATATTATACTCCGACGACAGAGAGAATATTAGTATAGAAGGTTCCAAAAGTTTAATTGCAAATGTCTTGATGGATGAGATCACAGGACTGTTGACATCAAAGGGCGAAAAATAA
- a CDS encoding nucleotidyltransferase domain-containing protein: MSLKKNTIEINDAFDLVQSLGHDREIGKDLMELCRQNDIASLGLFGSYSRGEQKDDSDVGILVTFSKGKSLIDHIKIENEFEHLLGKKWTLLLKDH, from the coding sequence ATGTCATTGAAAAAGAACACTATCGAGATCAACGATGCCTTTGATCTTGTACAATCCCTGGGCCATGACAGAGAAATAGGAAAAGATCTGATGGAACTTTGCAGGCAGAACGATATAGCTTCCCTTGGACTTTTTGGTTCTTATTCCAGAGGGGAACAGAAAGACGATAGCGATGTTGGTATTCTGGTGACATTCTCAAAAGGAAAAAGTCTTATCGATCACATAAAGATAGAAAACGAATTTGAACATCTTCTTGGAAAAAAGTGGACCTTGTTACTGAAAGATCATTGA
- a CDS encoding tetratricopeptide repeat protein, translating into MNTKIIVAMIFLLLVLSSGCIGSSSKPAKKLYATAMHYYNDGEYELSLAACDRVLDSDPEYADAWYLKSMCYYYIGDYDEGIDSVDKALEIDSQHTNAWVMKGTYCAAYEDYDVTLEAVDKALEFDPDNANAWLLKGMCYYYFDDYNESLNSINNALESNPEKVTAWIWKGKLHESLGWYEKALNAYDKALELNPNDIEAWMLKGITYDSLEQYDNALNAYDRILEINPDSSETWQLKGNLLHKLGRTEEADVCYAKVNELLDWDES; encoded by the coding sequence ATGAATACAAAAATAATTGTTGCAATGATATTCTTATTGCTTGTTCTCAGTTCCGGTTGCATTGGTTCCAGTTCAAAACCTGCAAAAAAACTCTATGCAACAGCGATGCACTACTATAATGATGGAGAGTATGAGCTTTCATTGGCAGCATGTGACAGAGTGCTTGACAGTGATCCTGAATATGCAGATGCATGGTACCTGAAAAGCATGTGTTATTACTATATTGGTGATTACGATGAAGGTATTGATTCTGTAGATAAGGCTCTGGAAATCGATTCACAGCATACAAATGCGTGGGTTATGAAAGGAACTTATTGTGCTGCATATGAAGATTATGATGTAACTCTCGAAGCAGTTGATAAAGCACTTGAGTTTGATCCTGATAATGCAAATGCATGGTTGTTGAAGGGTATGTGCTATTACTATTTCGATGACTACAATGAATCTCTGAATTCTATCAATAATGCTCTGGAGTCCAATCCTGAAAAAGTCACTGCATGGATTTGGAAAGGAAAGTTGCATGAGTCATTAGGATGGTATGAGAAGGCTCTTAATGCTTATGATAAAGCACTTGAACTTAATCCGAATGATATTGAAGCGTGGATGTTGAAGGGGATTACTTATGATTCTCTGGAGCAATATGATAATGCTTTAAATGCTTATGATCGGATTTTAGAAATAAATCCTGATTCCAGTGAAACTTGGCAATTGAAAGGAAACCTCCTTCATAAGTTAGGCAGAACAGAGGAAGCAGATGTCTGTTATGCTAAAGTTAATGAACTATTAGACTGGGATGAATCCTAA
- a CDS encoding endo alpha-1,4 polygalactosaminidase, with translation MNHRHLIILFLTTLILLTSGCSDNSTDTPDTIETPEVSDVSNTDATNAATESTSETDYRQQMRDFVVNINTYSKQKNPDFIIIPQNGQELLTSGGENDDPIAQDYIAAIDGVGREDLFFGHDDDNVATEEGDTEYMASLLDIARDNGVVVLVTDYCWTNSYVDASYRENADRDYISFAAGSRDLDTIPEYPEEPYNANSNDIQSLADAENFLYLINPEEFDSKEEFLESLQETDYDVILIDLFFYDLPLTSDDIASLKTKSNGGSRLVIAYMSIGESESYRYYWDESWNAGSPEWLEAENPDWEGNYKVRYWDSEWQSLIYGNEDAYLDMIIDAGFDGVYLDIIDAFEYYED, from the coding sequence ATGAATCATCGACATCTCATCATCCTATTTCTCACAACACTAATCCTCCTGACATCCGGCTGCTCAGACAACAGCACAGACACACCCGACACAATCGAAACTCCTGAAGTATCCGATGTATCAAACACTGATGCCACAAACGCCGCCACCGAATCCACTTCAGAAACAGACTACCGCCAGCAAATGCGTGATTTTGTCGTCAACATCAACACTTACTCTAAACAGAAAAACCCTGATTTCATAATAATTCCGCAGAACGGTCAGGAACTTCTCACATCTGGCGGAGAGAATGATGATCCGATTGCACAGGATTACATTGCAGCCATTGACGGAGTTGGCAGGGAAGACCTCTTCTTTGGCCACGATGATGACAACGTGGCAACAGAGGAAGGAGATACGGAATATATGGCATCATTACTGGATATCGCCAGGGATAACGGTGTGGTCGTACTGGTAACCGATTACTGTTGGACTAACTCTTATGTCGATGCTTCATATCGTGAGAATGCAGACAGGGATTACATCTCCTTTGCTGCTGGCAGCAGGGATCTTGATACTATCCCTGAGTATCCGGAAGAGCCCTATAATGCTAACAGCAACGATATTCAATCACTTGCTGATGCTGAGAATTTTTTGTACCTCATCAATCCAGAGGAGTTTGACAGCAAAGAGGAGTTTCTGGAAAGCTTGCAGGAAACTGACTACGATGTAATTCTTATCGATCTGTTCTTTTATGACCTGCCTCTGACATCTGATGACATCGCTTCCCTGAAAACCAAGTCAAATGGTGGTTCACGGCTTGTAATTGCTTACATGAGCATTGGTGAGAGTGAAAGCTATCGTTACTACTGGGATGAATCATGGAACGCAGGCTCTCCTGAATGGCTTGAGGCTGAGAATCCCGACTGGGAAGGCAACTACAAGGTACGCTACTGGGACAGCGAGTGGCAATCTCTCATCTATGGAAATGAAGATGCGTACCTGGACATGATAATCGATGCGGGATTTGATGGTGTTTATCTTGATATAATAGATGCTTTCGAGTATTATGAAGATTGA
- a CDS encoding formylglycine-generating enzyme family protein: MWIGTKKIITILAVLLLAISVTGCASDDGNGNSNDEGSSSAGGASPTGDEYTNSIGMEFQRIDAGTFNMGTSKYAYSQPIHEVRISDAFYIGTYEVTQAQWEEVMGSNPSEFSGDDGPVDSVSWNDIQEFISKLNEMEDTTKYRLPTEAEWEYAATAGTTTLYSFGEINEDEGPVLKDYAWYQENSYEKTHEVGQKLPNPWGLYDVHGNVWELVQDSWVDNYGSANEDGSAVDKGEGSLRVARGGSYSSKENALYTAYRKKQDPRDGDSAIGFRLVMDA, encoded by the coding sequence ATGTGGATAGGTACTAAAAAAATAATAACAATTCTGGCAGTGCTCTTGCTGGCAATCTCAGTAACAGGATGCGCATCAGATGATGGTAATGGCAATAGCAATGATGAGGGCAGTTCATCTGCTGGCGGGGCCAGTCCTACAGGTGATGAATACACTAACTCCATAGGTATGGAATTCCAGCGCATCGATGCTGGAACATTCAACATGGGAACATCCAAGTATGCATACTCACAGCCAATCCATGAAGTAAGGATCAGTGATGCATTCTACATTGGAACATATGAAGTAACCCAGGCTCAGTGGGAAGAAGTAATGGGCAGCAATCCTTCAGAGTTCAGCGGTGATGATGGTCCTGTAGACAGCGTTTCATGGAATGACATTCAGGAATTCATAAGCAAGCTCAATGAGATGGAGGACACCACAAAGTACAGACTTCCAACCGAAGCAGAATGGGAATATGCAGCGACAGCCGGAACAACAACTCTCTATTCATTTGGAGAAATAAACGAGGACGAAGGCCCGGTCCTCAAAGACTATGCATGGTATCAGGAAAACTCATACGAGAAGACCCATGAAGTAGGTCAGAAGCTTCCAAACCCATGGGGACTTTATGATGTCCACGGGAATGTCTGGGAACTTGTACAGGACAGCTGGGTGGACAATTACGGCAGTGCAAACGAGGACGGCAGTGCGGTAGATAAAGGTGAAGGTTCCCTTAGAGTTGCCAGAGGTGGCAGTTACTCAAGCAAGGAAAACGCACTCTACACAGCATACAGAAAGAAACAGGATCCACGTGATGGGGATTCTGCAATAGGTTTCCGTCTTGTAATGGACGCATGA
- a CDS encoding Vms1/Ankzf1 family peptidyl-tRNA hydrolase, translating into MIEKDKVVGNISSIFNRYSGKEDLENEINRLQSHIVELELDVRTANIRYEKSIDSEKKAVAAKQEAEEKLNAMEVKLKTLEHEVEKERTDVPASISFTCNEQFSKQRSENFLSSLSTISYNDPSLVTLYVAAAESPASIKEYDLLTERVDSETLALAEKVESNTGFVLFYSPNHMINELLVPPLPLKSSSWIMDDKFDITPISELLEKDAAVCVLVAHAGESFTGFSLDSQDFDSFQMIKTSVKAKHAKGGFSQRRFERLRDEDIAHHIDKARLALKDLFSEFRGSIDYMILAGDLPLAKEIALDIPLDIAQVYSSSDVRIEKHNISGIMKQLMTCRRYRL; encoded by the coding sequence ATGATTGAAAAGGACAAAGTTGTTGGCAACATCAGCTCAATTTTTAACAGGTACTCCGGGAAAGAGGACCTTGAAAATGAAATAAACCGATTACAGTCACATATAGTTGAGCTTGAGCTGGATGTGAGGACGGCCAACATCAGGTATGAAAAAAGCATCGATTCTGAGAAAAAAGCAGTTGCTGCAAAACAGGAAGCTGAAGAAAAACTCAATGCCATGGAAGTGAAACTTAAAACCCTGGAGCACGAGGTCGAGAAAGAAAGAACCGATGTTCCTGCATCTATTTCATTCACATGTAATGAGCAGTTCAGCAAACAGCGTAGCGAAAATTTTCTCAGTTCTTTGTCAACTATCAGTTATAATGATCCTTCACTCGTAACATTATATGTTGCCGCCGCCGAAAGTCCTGCCAGCATAAAGGAATATGATCTTTTAACAGAACGTGTGGATAGCGAAACCCTTGCACTGGCAGAGAAAGTTGAATCAAATACAGGTTTTGTTTTGTTCTATTCCCCGAATCACATGATAAATGAGCTTCTTGTGCCACCATTGCCATTAAAAAGCTCTTCATGGATTATGGATGACAAATTTGATATTACACCAATCTCAGAGCTGTTGGAAAAAGATGCAGCTGTTTGTGTACTTGTGGCTCATGCAGGCGAATCTTTCACAGGTTTCTCTCTTGATTCTCAGGACTTTGATTCTTTCCAGATGATAAAGACAAGTGTCAAGGCCAAACATGCCAAAGGCGGTTTCAGCCAGAGGCGTTTTGAAAGGTTGCGGGATGAGGACATCGCTCATCATATAGACAAAGCAAGACTCGCCCTCAAAGACCTTTTTAGTGAATTCAGAGGCAGCATAGACTATATGATCCTGGCCGGTGATCTCCCGCTTGCTAAAGAGATCGCTCTGGATATTCCTCTTGATATCGCTCAGGTATATTCATCATCCGATGTCCGTATCGAAAAACATAATATCTCCGGCATAATGAAACAATTAATGACCTGTCGCAGGTACAGGCTATGA
- a CDS encoding 23S rRNA (uridine(2552)-2'-O)-methyltransferase has protein sequence MARDRRDKYYWKAKDQGYRSRAAYKLFQINEKHHVIKEEDTVVDLGAAPGGWCEVAKELSGGRVVGVDLRKIATIEGVETIVGDITSDRTIAKILDMVGHEGADAVICDAAPNLSGNWNYDHARSIDLTKSALGCAKKILKPGGHFVVKVFQGDMFKDFLEEVKDNFTYARSYSPKASRSQSAEIYVIGKKFLTAPVRRGDVYEVDITELGSSGDGAVLIDNFVVFVKSVQPGDHVRIKINDVKPNFAFAEVIE, from the coding sequence ATGGCAAGAGACAGGCGTGACAAATATTACTGGAAAGCCAAGGACCAGGGTTATCGTTCCCGGGCAGCATACAAGCTTTTTCAGATAAATGAAAAACACCACGTTATTAAGGAAGAAGACACTGTGGTAGATCTGGGCGCTGCTCCAGGTGGATGGTGTGAGGTTGCAAAGGAGTTATCCGGCGGACGAGTTGTAGGTGTTGATCTGCGGAAGATAGCAACGATAGAAGGCGTGGAAACCATAGTTGGCGATATTACTTCTGACAGGACAATTGCAAAAATACTTGACATGGTTGGCCATGAAGGAGCAGATGCGGTAATCTGTGATGCAGCACCGAACTTAAGTGGAAACTGGAATTATGACCATGCACGCTCTATTGACCTGACAAAATCAGCTCTTGGATGTGCGAAGAAGATTCTAAAGCCAGGAGGGCATTTCGTAGTAAAAGTATTCCAGGGTGATATGTTCAAGGATTTCCTTGAGGAAGTAAAGGACAATTTCACGTATGCACGTTCTTATTCCCCTAAAGCTTCAAGGTCACAGAGCGCTGAAATTTATGTGATTGGCAAGAAGTTCCTCACAGCTCCTGTAAGACGCGGAGATGTATATGAAGTTGATATAACAGAGCTGGGTTCCAGTGGTGACGGTGCGGTTCTGATTGATAATTTTGTTGTTTTTGTAAAAAGTGTGCAGCCTGGTGATCACGTCAGGATCAAGATCAATGATGTGAAACCTAATTTTGCATTTGCGGAAGTTATTGAGTAA